A window of Dehalococcoidia bacterium genomic DNA:
GTCGAGCGCGCCCTGACTGCTCTGACCGCGGCCCATGGGGCAGAGGTGGGAAAGGGGACCAGGACGAATTGAGCTCACGAAGAAGGACCTCGAACCGGCTGGAGCGAAGGGCTGAGCGGGCCGCAAGGCAGCCTGGCGGGACGCCAAGGCCTTACCGGCAGCGCGCCTCTCGCACCCCGGTCAGGGTGGGTAGCGGCGGCGGCGCGAACTGGACCCTGATCGGCGCCGTGCTTGGCGTCGCCGCCATCGCCGGCATCATCGTCTACGCTGTCATTCAGAGCACGACCGGCAGCTCCGCGGACGAGATACCTGGCTTCCTCAAGGCCATCCGAGACGACAGCCCGAATCTGCCCGGCCAGTACATACCCCCCCACCCGGGCGCGGACGGCAAGGTCTGCCTGGAGGTGTCCTGCCTCCAGAACAACGACGACCGCCAGCACTTCGGGAACGGCGTCGTCTGGGGGTTCTGCACCCCGGAGCAGATCGCGGCAAACCAGGTCAACGGCTGCTACACCAGTAATCCCCCGACCTCGGGCCCTCATGCGGCATCTCCGGCCCAGTTCAAGGTCCTGGAGAACCCGGCCCCGAAGGAAAACCTGATACACAGCATGGAGCACGGCGCCGTGGTGGTCTGGTACAACACCGAGGACCAGGACGTGATCAAGCAGCTTGCGGCATGGGTGCAGGACCACCTGGACCGCAGGCGCCTCGTGGTCATGACCAAGTACACGGAGATGGAGCCGAACACGATCGCCCTCACCGCCTGGACGCGGCTGGACAAGTTCCCGGTGAGCGAGTTGACAAAGAAGCGGGTCGACGACTTCATTTCGGCCCACAACAAGCGCTTCAACCCGGAGGGCTTCTAGGCAGCGACGGCCATGCCCTGAACGGCTCGGCGTGCCTTCATCACGTTTCCACCGTGAGGCCGCAGCAGGCCGCGCCTATTCGCGCCCCATCCCCACACGCCTGCCGCGGTACGCCTACTTCGGGCGCGCCACCAGGCGCCGCATCGCCGGGTAGCCCCAGCGCTGCATGGCGAGCGCGAGGAGCACGCCGAAGGCTGCGGACGCCAGCCCGGCAAGGCCATCAAGGAAGAAGTGATTGCCTGTAAAGATGGTGCTGGCGCTCTGCAGCACGGGGTGGAGCAGCGCGAAGGGCCACATCCAGCGGTCGCGCCCGTAGGCCATCAGGACGCCGCCGGCAATCAGGAAGGACCAGCCGACGTGCAGGCTGGGCACGGCCGCGAAGGGGTTCACGAAGAACTGGGTAGACTGCGCCTGGTAGCTCAGGTTGTCGTAAGCCTGCAGCGTGTCGATGACGCCGATGCCCTCCACGAGCCGCGGCGGTGCGACCGGGTAAAGGTTGTAGGCAATGAGGGCTATGCCGCCGGAGAAGAGTATGGCGTCGCGCGTGAACGTGTACTGGCGGCGGCGGGTGAGGTACATCAGAAGGCCGAGAGCAGCGATCAGCGGGAAGTCCAGCCAGAAGTACACGAAGTTCCAGAACCGGACCAGGAGCTCCGAGTCCAGCACCGCCTGCTGCCACGCGGCCTCGCGGAAGATACCGAGGTCTTGCTCGAGGGCGATGAGGTCGCGCGAATTGGCGAAGGCCACTTCTGGCCGGTCGACCACCTGCCCGCGGACGATGAAGTAGAGGAGGAAGGCGACCGCCACCAGGGCGAGTTCGGCGGCCTCCCGCAGGAACCTGCGTTCGAGCCAGTCCTCAGGGATGCGGCGCTCGCCGACAGCGATGCCTTCGCTGCTCACGTCTTCAGCCTAGCACCAGCAGGCGTCGCCAGCCGCAGGCCCGCCGGTCCTCGCCGGCGAGAGCGCTCCCTGTCGGGCACCACGGCGCCGCTACTTCGCGCCGCTGCGTCCCTCTGCCATCTGCAGGGCCAGGTGCACCAGGGTGCGCACGGGAATGCCGCTGGAGCCCTTCACGTAGACACCCTTCTCGCGGTCGTAGTTATCGACGCCGGCGATGTCCAGGTGGACCCAGGGGGTATCCTCGACGAACTCCTTCAGGAGGAAGGCGGCCGTGATCGACCCGGCGAGGCGGCCGCCGCTGTTCTTCATGTCGGCGACGTCGCTCTTGATCAGCTCCTTGTACTCGTCGAACATCGGCAGTTCCCAGACCTTTTCGCCGGCCGCGGCCGCGGCGCGGCGCACGCTATCCATGAGCGCGGCGTCGTTGGTCATGGCGCCCATGGCCACATTGCCAAGGGTGGTGCTGATCGCTCCCGTCAGCGTGGCGACGTCCACGATGGCCTTCGCGCCCTGCTCGCGCGAGTATGTGAGGGCGTCGGAGAGCACGAGGCGGCCTTCGGCGTCCGTGTTTACGACCTCGATCGTCTTGCCGCTCATAGTCCGGAGGACGTCGCCGGGCTTGGTGGCGCTGCCGCTGGGCATGTTCTCCGTGCAGGGGGCGACAGCAATGACGTTAATCCGCGCCTTGAGGCGGGCGATGGCGCTGATGGCGGCGACCACGGCGGCGGCGCCCGTCATGTCGCCCTTCATCTCGCCCATGTTCTCGGCTGGCTTGATCGAGATACCGCCGGTGTCAAAGGTGATGCCCTTGCCCACGAGGGCAAGAGGCGGCTCGTCCCCGGCGCCCCGGTAGCGCATGACGATGAAACGAGGCTCCTGGACGCTACCGGCCGCCACGCCCAGGACGCCACCCATGCCCTTCTCGCGCAGCCACTCTGGGCCGTAGACCTCGCACTCGATGCCGGCCTCGCTTGCTAGTTGCTCCGCCACGCGGGCGAGGTCCGTTGGAGTGAGGTAGTTCGCGGGCTCGTTCGCCATGTCACGGCACACGTTCGTGGCCTCGGCGAGTATGCGGCCGCGCTCGACGCCGCGCTCCAGGAGGGGCAGGCGTGAGCCGTCGAACTCGACGATGGTCAGGGTCTCGAGGTCGGCGGCGTCCTCCTCCGGCTTCTTGTGGCGGAGAAAGCGATAGAGGCCAAGGATAGTGCCTTCGGCGATCGCCGCGGCGCAGGCCTCGGGATCGAGGCCAGCGATGCCGGCGCCATGCGCGATGGTCCCGACCTGCTTCAGACGCTGACGCCTCAGGTATCGGGCGACGTTCGCGGAGAGGTCGCGGACCTGATCGATGCCAAAGTCGGAGGCCTTGCCCAGGCCGGCCACGACGACGCGGGGAGAGGGCAGTTTGCCGAAGGTGTGAAGCAGCGTAATCTCTCCTGCCTTGCCGCGGATGTCCCCCTGGGCGATGAGGGAGCTGATCGCGCCACCCATCGCGCGGTCGACCGCGCCGGTGGCGCCGCCGGGCGAGGTTACGCCCTCGAAGAGGTTGACGACGATGGCATCGGCCTGGAATGAACTGATGTCGCCCTGCCGGACGGTGACGTTCATGGCTGCCCCCTGAACTGGCTACGGTACGATGATTCTAGGCGCGGACGCAGAGTGCCGCCAGCCGCTAGCGGCCGCTGGCTGGCGATTCGACTGTCGGGCGAAGCCATACGCGAAGCTGGCTGCCAGGGCATTCGTGAGTTAATCGTTCGAGACGGCCAGCGAACCTACCGGTCCGGCGCGGCGGCAAGCCATGGAGCTGCTCACCACCGTTCATGACTCAGGGCCCCGGCGAGGCTGTTCGAGCCTGGTGTCTCGAGCCGGCGGCTAGATATTGTGACGGACGTAACAAAGGGTATACGCTTGTGACGGGCGTAACAACTCGTAGGGCCCCCTATTGGTAGCGCTGTAAGGGAGAGGACGGTACAGCGATGCTGCTGGTCTCGGGAGGCACCGGTTTCATTGGTTCGGCGATTGTTAGGGAGCTCCTCGGCCGGGGCGAGAGGGTAGCCGTGCTCGGCCGAGACGCCTCGCGGATTCGCCGCCTGTTCGGCGAGTCCGTTGAGGCGCGCGAGGCGGACGTTACTCGCGCCGGGCAGGACCTCGACGCCGCGATGCAGGGCGTCGACGTCGTGATCAACAGCGTCCAGTTCCCGAACTCACCGATCGAGAACAAGGCCCGGGGCTGGACCTTCGAGAACGTCGACCTCAACGGCACGCGAAACCAGGTCGACTCGGCGAAGAAGGCGGGCGTCCGGCGCTTCGTCTACATCTCGGGCGCCGGCGCGGCCGCGGACGCGGCCCAGCACTGGTTTCGCCTCAAGTGGCAGGCTGAGGAGTACGTGAAGGCCAGTGGCCTGGAGTGGGTGATCATCCGGCCGACATGGGTGTATGGGCCGGACGACAACTCGCTGAACCGCATCCTGCGCTTCGCGAGCTTCCTGCCCTTCATCCCGACCTTCGGCAGCGGCAAGCAGGCGATGCAACCAGTGTTCATCGATGACGTTGCCCGGGTGACGGCTGACGCCGCCCTGAAGCCGGAAGCGGCAAACCACCTCTTCGAGCTGGGTGGGCCCGAGGTCATGACCATGGACGACGTGTTCCGGACGGCGCTGGAGGTCATGGGGCGTAGACGGCCCATCCTGCACCAGCCAGTCGTAGTCGGGAAGTTGCTGGGTAAGGCAGCGTCCTTGCTGCCGAACAAGCCACTCAGCGCGGACGCGGTGGACTTCATCGTCCAGCCCGCGGTCGCGGACAACCGCGAACTGGAGGCAGTCCTGGCGCCGAAGCTAACGCCCCTGCGCGAGGGGCTCGCGTCTTATCTGGGCAAGTGACGCTGCGGCGGCCGGTGGTCGGATTCCCGGTCCGGCGTGACGGTAGGCTTGAGGCTCGCCGGCGCCGGCCGCCAACAGCCGCCTGCCTAACAGGCGCTCACCCGAAGCGGCCGGTGATGTAGTCCTCGGTGCGCTTGTCCTTTGGGTTGGTGAAGATCTCGTGCGTGGGGCCGAATTCGCCGAGTTCGCCCGCCCGGTCTTCCCGCATCATCAGGACGGCCGTGTAGTCGGAGACGCGGGCGGCCTGCTGCATGTTGTGGGTGACGATGACGATGGTGTACTGGCTTACCAGCTCCTGCATCAGGTCCTCGATCTTGAGGGTCGCGATCGGGTCCAGGGCCGAGCAGGGCTCGTCCATGAGCAGGACTTCCGGTTCCAGGGCGATGGCTCGGGCGATGCAGAGGCGCTGCTGCTGGCCGCCTGACAGGGTAAGGGCGCTGTGCTTGAGCTTATCTTTCACCTCGTCCCAAAGGGCAGCCCGGCGCAGGGCGCTCTCGACGAGGTCGTCCATCCTGCCCCGGAAGCCGTTGATGCGGGCGCCGAAGGCGATGTTCTCGTAGATCGACTTCGGAAACGGGTTCGGCTTCTGAAAGACCATGCCGATCCGCCGCCGCACGTCTACCGGATCGACCTCCGGGTCGTAGAGGTTGATGCGGCCGTTGCGTCCCCCGGCGCCGGCCTCATCGGCGAAGAAGTTGACTTCGCCCTCGGCGCGAAAGGAAGGGATGAGGTCGTTCATGCGGTTGAAGCAGCGGATGAATGTGCTCTTGCCACTGCCGGAAGGCCCGATTATCGCCGTAATGCGGCGGCGCTCGATTGGCAGCGTGATGTCGTGCAGGGCCTTGAAGGAGCCGTAATAGACGGAGAGGTGGTTCACCTCC
This region includes:
- a CDS encoding phosphatase PAP2 family protein, whose amino-acid sequence is MSSEGIAVGERRIPEDWLERRFLREAAELALVAVAFLLYFIVRGQVVDRPEVAFANSRDLIALEQDLGIFREAAWQQAVLDSELLVRFWNFVYFWLDFPLIAALGLLMYLTRRRQYTFTRDAILFSGGIALIAYNLYPVAPPRLVEGIGVIDTLQAYDNLSYQAQSTQFFVNPFAAVPSLHVGWSFLIAGGVLMAYGRDRWMWPFALLHPVLQSASTIFTGNHFFLDGLAGLASAAFGVLLALAMQRWGYPAMRRLVARPK
- a CDS encoding DUF3105 domain-containing protein, which produces MGSGGGANWTLIGAVLGVAAIAGIIVYAVIQSTTGSSADEIPGFLKAIRDDSPNLPGQYIPPHPGADGKVCLEVSCLQNNDDRQHFGNGVVWGFCTPEQIAANQVNGCYTSNPPTSGPHAASPAQFKVLENPAPKENLIHSMEHGAVVVWYNTEDQDVIKQLAAWVQDHLDRRRLVVMTKYTEMEPNTIALTAWTRLDKFPVSELTKKRVDDFISAHNKRFNPEGF
- a CDS encoding leucyl aminopeptidase gives rise to the protein MNVTVRQGDISSFQADAIVVNLFEGVTSPGGATGAVDRAMGGAISSLIAQGDIRGKAGEITLLHTFGKLPSPRVVVAGLGKASDFGIDQVRDLSANVARYLRRQRLKQVGTIAHGAGIAGLDPEACAAAIAEGTILGLYRFLRHKKPEEDAADLETLTIVEFDGSRLPLLERGVERGRILAEATNVCRDMANEPANYLTPTDLARVAEQLASEAGIECEVYGPEWLREKGMGGVLGVAAGSVQEPRFIVMRYRGAGDEPPLALVGKGITFDTGGISIKPAENMGEMKGDMTGAAAVVAAISAIARLKARINVIAVAPCTENMPSGSATKPGDVLRTMSGKTIEVVNTDAEGRLVLSDALTYSREQGAKAIVDVATLTGAISTTLGNVAMGAMTNDAALMDSVRRAAAAAGEKVWELPMFDEYKELIKSDVADMKNSGGRLAGSITAAFLLKEFVEDTPWVHLDIAGVDNYDREKGVYVKGSSGIPVRTLVHLALQMAEGRSGAK
- the pstB gene encoding phosphate ABC transporter ATP-binding protein PstB, with product MDATGAGDLVLEVNHLSVYYGSFKALHDITLPIERRRITAIIGPSGSGKSTFIRCFNRMNDLIPSFRAEGEVNFFADEAGAGGRNGRINLYDPEVDPVDVRRRIGMVFQKPNPFPKSIYENIAFGARINGFRGRMDDLVESALRRAALWDEVKDKLKHSALTLSGGQQQRLCIARAIALEPEVLLMDEPCSALDPIATLKIEDLMQELVSQYTIVIVTHNMQQAARVSDYTAVLMMREDRAGELGEFGPTHEIFTNPKDKRTEDYITGRFG
- a CDS encoding NAD(P)H-binding protein — translated: MLLVSGGTGFIGSAIVRELLGRGERVAVLGRDASRIRRLFGESVEAREADVTRAGQDLDAAMQGVDVVINSVQFPNSPIENKARGWTFENVDLNGTRNQVDSAKKAGVRRFVYISGAGAAADAAQHWFRLKWQAEEYVKASGLEWVIIRPTWVYGPDDNSLNRILRFASFLPFIPTFGSGKQAMQPVFIDDVARVTADAALKPEAANHLFELGGPEVMTMDDVFRTALEVMGRRRPILHQPVVVGKLLGKAASLLPNKPLSADAVDFIVQPAVADNRELEAVLAPKLTPLREGLASYLGK